One window of Mangrovibacterium diazotrophicum genomic DNA carries:
- a CDS encoding 1-deoxy-D-xylulose-5-phosphate reductoisomerase, with protein sequence MKKRIAILGSTGSIGTQALEVIEQNPDHFQVEVLTANNNIDLLIEQSRKFKPNAVVVANECRYEILTEALKDEDIKIYAGKAALEQVVQMDSIDMVLTAMVGYSGLLPTLNAIRAGKHIALANKETLVVAGEIITREAIENKVNIYPVDSEHSAIFQCLAGEHMNEIEKIYLTASGGPFRGFSLDRLQTVTTADALKHPNWDMGAKITIDSASMMNKGFEVIEAKWLFDLKPEQIDVVIHPQSIVHSLVQFRDGSMKAQMGLPDMKLPIQYAMNFPQRLPSDFERFNFMNYPTLTFEQPDTKIFRNLALAYEAMDKGGNMPCILNAANEVVVQAFLREKVRFVEMPDIIEESMQKVAFIKNPDLNDYIQTDKETRLLTTSLIKQRSLKTH encoded by the coding sequence ATGAAAAAACGTATTGCTATTCTCGGCTCAACCGGCTCTATCGGCACACAAGCGCTTGAAGTGATCGAACAAAATCCCGATCATTTTCAGGTTGAAGTGCTGACAGCCAACAATAATATTGATTTACTGATTGAACAAAGCCGCAAGTTCAAGCCTAATGCAGTAGTGGTGGCCAATGAGTGCCGCTACGAAATTCTGACCGAAGCACTAAAAGACGAGGACATTAAAATCTACGCCGGCAAAGCTGCACTGGAGCAAGTGGTGCAAATGGACTCGATCGATATGGTGTTGACAGCCATGGTAGGCTACTCAGGTTTACTGCCAACACTGAACGCCATCCGCGCCGGAAAGCACATTGCGCTGGCGAACAAGGAAACACTGGTTGTTGCCGGTGAAATTATCACCCGCGAGGCAATCGAGAACAAGGTGAACATCTACCCGGTAGATTCGGAACACTCAGCCATTTTTCAATGTTTGGCGGGTGAGCACATGAACGAGATTGAAAAGATTTACCTGACTGCTTCCGGCGGTCCGTTCCGCGGTTTCAGCCTTGATCGATTGCAAACCGTTACAACTGCCGATGCACTGAAACATCCGAACTGGGACATGGGCGCTAAAATCACCATCGACTCGGCCAGTATGATGAACAAGGGGTTCGAAGTGATTGAAGCCAAGTGGTTGTTCGATCTGAAACCGGAACAAATCGACGTGGTGATCCACCCGCAAAGCATTGTGCACTCGCTGGTGCAGTTCCGCGACGGATCGATGAAAGCGCAGATGGGTTTGCCCGACATGAAGCTCCCAATCCAGTACGCCATGAACTTTCCACAGAGACTGCCTTCTGATTTCGAGCGCTTCAACTTTATGAATTACCCCACGCTGACATTCGAACAGCCTGATACAAAAATTTTTCGTAACCTTGCACTAGCTTACGAAGCCATGGATAAAGGCGGCAATATGCCCTGCATTTTGAATGCAGCCAATGAGGTCGTTGTACAAGCATTTCTTCGCGAAAAAGTACGTTTCGTTGAAATGCCCGACATCATTGAAGAAAGCATGCAAAAAGTCGCTTTCATAAAAAATCCGGATTTGAATGATTATATTCAAACCGATAAGGAAACACGATTGTTAACAACTTCATTAATTAAACAAAGAAGTCTAAAAACACACTAG
- a CDS encoding M23 family metallopeptidase has protein sequence MKEKKKKKILEKLKNRYRLIIYNDTSFQTVWSTRLTRINVFLMFGLGGLFLIFITVLIIALTPVKEFIPGYPSGNVRDLMVKNAIMVDSLEAQLALRDNYFKTIQTLMNGEIPADQVSNVDTTFKPAELNMQTYNHDSIFEQHLLEEQLDLSIQKGDNSSTSLANIHFFRPLKGMVTDGFNEDINHFATDVVGLPNSRISAVLDGTVVFADWTVDTGYVIYIQHQNNLISVYKHNSELLKKVGDVVKAGDAIAFMGNTGELTTGPHLHFELWYKGTPLNPQDYIDF, from the coding sequence ATGAAGGAAAAGAAAAAAAAGAAAATTTTAGAAAAGCTAAAGAACCGGTATCGGCTCATCATCTATAACGACACCTCTTTTCAAACTGTTTGGAGCACCCGCCTTACACGAATCAATGTGTTTCTCATGTTCGGGCTGGGTGGTTTATTCCTGATCTTTATTACTGTATTGATTATTGCACTGACGCCGGTTAAAGAATTCATTCCCGGTTACCCGTCGGGCAACGTTCGCGACTTGATGGTCAAAAATGCAATTATGGTTGACTCGTTGGAAGCTCAGCTTGCTTTGCGCGACAACTATTTCAAAACCATTCAGACGTTGATGAACGGAGAAATTCCAGCCGACCAGGTTTCAAATGTCGACACGACCTTCAAGCCGGCTGAGTTGAACATGCAAACCTATAATCACGATTCGATATTTGAACAGCATTTGTTAGAAGAGCAACTCGACCTCTCCATTCAAAAAGGTGATAACAGCTCGACAAGTTTAGCCAACATTCACTTTTTCCGCCCATTAAAAGGAATGGTGACAGACGGTTTTAACGAAGACATTAATCACTTTGCCACCGACGTAGTTGGCCTACCCAACTCGCGCATCTCTGCCGTACTGGACGGAACCGTTGTTTTCGCCGACTGGACAGTTGACACAGGCTACGTGATTTACATCCAACATCAAAACAACCTGATCTCGGTATACAAACACAACTCGGAGCTACTGAAAAAAGTGGGCGATGTTGTGAAAGCAGGCGATGCCATCGCCTTTATGGGAAACACCGGTGAACTCACAACCGGCCCGCACCTGCATTTCGAACTTTGGTACAAAGGTACACCGCTGAACCCTCAGGACTACATTGATTTTTAA